Proteins encoded by one window of Chanos chanos chromosome 7, fChaCha1.1, whole genome shotgun sequence:
- the LOC115816442 gene encoding macrophage mannose receptor 1-like translates to MNYIVVESYHFVNELKTWTEAQTYCREHYTDLATIDNQEDTDELIKTVKGDAGRVWIGLERRWQWSLGDPGKVSSERYIVITQAKNWREAQSYCREHHTDLVSVRNQTENHMIWRLLKDNSSAWIGLFMDPWKWSDQSKSSFRNWAPGQPGNNVGTENCAVMQVNGANVGQWHDFSCVNAKPFVCYEDKLILINETLTWSEALNYCREHHVDLVSVHSEKIQKWVMKRVEKASTAHVWLGLRYSCTLGFWFWVSGESSCYQNWAPGNGTVVEECVNEGRTGAVESGGNKEWISFSETERLNFICTNYEED, encoded by the exons ATGAATTACATTGTTGTAGAGTCG TATCACTTTGTGAATGAGTTAAAGAcctggactgaagcacagacatactgcagagagCACTACACTGACCTGGCCACTATTGACAACCAAGAGGACACAGATGAGctgattaaaactgttaaaggagATGCTGGGCGTGTTTGGATTGGACTGGAGAGGAGGTGGCAGTGGTCTCTGGGAGATCCA GGAAAGGTCAGCAGTGAGAGATACATAGTGATTACTCAGGCCAAAAACTGGAGAGAAGCTCAGAGCTACTGCAGAGAACATCATACAGACCTGGTCAGTGTGAGGAACCAGACTGAGAATCACATGATATGGAGATTGCTAAAGGACAATAGCTCTGCCTGGATTGGCCTGTTCATGGACCCATGGAAATGGTCAGATCAGAGTAAATCCTCATTCAGAAACTGGGCACCTGGACAACCTGGTAATAATGTGGGTACTGAGAACTGTGCTGTCATGCAGGTGAATGGTGCTAATGTGGGACAATGGCATGACTTTTCATGTGTCAATGCAAAGCCATTTGTTTGCTATGAAG ACAAGCTGATCCTGATCAATGAGACTCTGACCTGGAGTGAAGCTCTGAATTACTGCAGAGAGCATCATGTGGACCTGgtctcagttcactcagagaagaTCCAGAAGTGGGTGATGAAGAGGGTTGAAAAGGCCTCCACTGCTCATGTGTGGCTGGGCTTACGTTACAGCTGCACTCTGGGCTTCTGGTTTTGGGTGAGTGGAGAATCTTCCTGCTACCAGAACTGGGCTCCAGGGAATGGAACTGTGGTGGAGGAGTGTGTAAATGAAGGAAGAACTGGAGCGGTTGAGTCTGGAGGAAACAAAGAATGGATCAGCTTCTCTGAGACTGAGAGACTCAACTTCATCTGCACCAACTATGAAG AAGACTGA